The Benincasa hispida cultivar B227 chromosome 9, ASM972705v1, whole genome shotgun sequence genome has a segment encoding these proteins:
- the LOC120084734 gene encoding uncharacterized protein LOC120084734, whose product MRLYRKTAFGPLLDIDLVFNGQLLHHILLREVADANPDIISFNILGKKDDFNLITRLWLTRETLERETNGERLRELIIRLKDPNEKDSSCKDVVTAFKKFNFTNDEDVVKIALALFIKTVIIGKDKKTQFDVNIFEIADDLEVFVHYNQSSLFYKVN is encoded by the coding sequence ATGAGATTGTATAGGAAAACTGCCTTTGGTCCATTGTTGGATATAGATCTTGTTTTTAATGGACAACTTTTACACCACATTTTGTTAAGGGAGGTAGCGGATGCAAATCCAGACATTATATCATTTAACATTCTAGGGAAGAAAGATGATTTTAACCTGATAACTAGGTTGTGGCTAACCAGGGAAACattagaaagagaaacaaaCGGTGAAAGGTTGCGAGAACTCATTATTAGACTGAAGGACCCAAATGAAAAGGATAGTTCTTGCAAGGATGTGGTGACTGCATTCAAGAAGTTCAATTTCACTAATGAcgaagatgttgtcaagattgCATTGGCACTATTCATTAAAACAGTGATTATTGGAAAAGACAAGAAAACCCAATTCGATGTGAATATATTTGAGATTGCCGATGACCTTGAAGTCTTTGTACATTACAACCAGTCTTCTCTCTTTTATAAAGTAAATTAA